Proteins co-encoded in one Abyssibacter profundi genomic window:
- a CDS encoding sensor histidine kinase, which translates to MTNEDPLVSLQIGAAVVTWVVVTGFVLYLAHINAALGVQVPAFSALAVINLVTTLLACLDRHIRLRRRQALHALGGAAVLAAGWVAPVSFMPIYTIVWLAVACSLYPPRMLWWLLLGMVGAWYSVMRLAWEESVTSALITAVLYGTFHLFALLTSRSAEEASRARDEAQFLNRELLATQHLLSEASRQSERTRIARDLHDLLGHHLTALSINLQIAERLADGPAADKIAESRALARLLLSDVREAVSTLRGNSRVDFDQAIRLLVDQVPQLAIDLDIAPDLAIDRVEVAEALLRCVQEALTNTLRHAQAKQSWIRLWRGDDALHLEIRDDGLCPGRVVEGHGLQGMRERLHRLGGELQVDLSGQALRLQARIPTAEPAA; encoded by the coding sequence ATGACCAACGAAGACCCTCTGGTATCGCTGCAAATCGGGGCTGCCGTGGTGACCTGGGTCGTGGTCACCGGGTTTGTCCTGTACCTGGCCCATATCAATGCGGCGCTGGGTGTCCAGGTCCCGGCCTTTAGCGCGTTGGCGGTCATCAATCTGGTGACCACCCTGCTGGCCTGTCTCGATCGTCACATCCGGCTGCGGCGCCGCCAGGCCCTGCATGCGCTGGGCGGGGCGGCTGTTCTGGCCGCCGGCTGGGTGGCACCGGTGAGTTTCATGCCCATTTACACCATCGTCTGGTTGGCGGTGGCCTGCAGCCTGTACCCGCCGCGGATGTTGTGGTGGCTCTTGCTCGGGATGGTGGGGGCCTGGTACAGCGTGATGCGGCTGGCCTGGGAGGAATCGGTCACCAGCGCCCTGATCACCGCCGTGCTCTACGGCACGTTTCACCTGTTCGCGCTGCTGACCTCGCGCAGCGCCGAGGAGGCTTCCCGTGCCCGGGATGAGGCGCAGTTTCTCAACCGCGAGTTGCTGGCCACACAGCATCTGCTGTCCGAAGCGTCGCGGCAGAGCGAACGCACGCGTATCGCCCGCGATCTGCATGATCTGCTGGGCCACCATCTCACCGCGTTATCCATCAATCTGCAGATAGCCGAACGCCTGGCCGACGGCCCGGCGGCCGACAAGATTGCCGAGTCCCGCGCGCTGGCCCGGTTGCTGTTATCCGATGTGCGCGAGGCAGTCAGTACCCTGCGTGGCAACAGCCGGGTGGATTTTGATCAGGCGATACGTCTGCTGGTGGATCAGGTGCCGCAACTCGCCATTGATCTGGACATCGCCCCGGATCTCGCCATCGATCGTGTTGAAGTGGCCGAGGCCCTGTTGCGCTGTGTGCAGGAGGCACTGACCAATACGCTGCGCCATGCACAGGCCAAGCAGAGCTGGATTCGGCTCTGGCGAGGGGATGATGCACTGCACCTGGAGATTCGGGACGACGGGTTGTGCCCCGGTCGCGTGGTCGAGGGTCACGGGCTGCAAGGCATGCGTGAGCGGTTGCACCGGCTGGGGGGCGAGCTGCAGGTCGATCTGAGCGGGCAGGCGCTGAGGCTGCAGGCGCGGATTCCAACGGCCGAGCCGGCCGCATGA